One stretch of Brevibacillus laterosporus DNA includes these proteins:
- the manA gene encoding mannose-6-phosphate isomerase, class I, producing the protein MKQPIFLTPLFQERIWGGTKLRTEFGYQIESDLIGECWAVSAHPNGQSVVRNGPYKGKTIAELWNQHRALFGNLEGDVFPLLTKILDANNDLSVQVHPNDEYANNYENGELGKTECWYVIDCKDDAEIIFGHTAQTKEQFSEMVERGEWNELLRRVKVKPGDFFYVPSGTIHALCSGVLILETQQSSDTTYRLYDYDRVDQNGQKRDLHIEKSIDVTTVPHGDFPVKPVTDKIPGVKITTFVKDKYFSVYKWDITGSATLRQDKPFLIGSVLKGTGEIVTEEGRFKIEKGDHFILPSGLEKIEVRGIVEVIVSHS; encoded by the coding sequence TTGAAACAACCAATCTTTTTAACCCCTCTTTTTCAAGAAAGAATCTGGGGAGGAACGAAACTGCGAACAGAATTTGGATACCAAATCGAATCAGATCTAATAGGAGAGTGCTGGGCTGTATCTGCACATCCGAATGGACAAAGTGTTGTAAGGAATGGACCATATAAAGGGAAAACTATCGCTGAACTTTGGAATCAACATCGTGCGCTATTTGGCAATCTAGAAGGTGATGTGTTCCCACTACTAACGAAAATTCTTGATGCAAATAACGATTTATCTGTACAGGTTCATCCAAATGATGAATATGCGAACAACTATGAAAATGGTGAGCTTGGCAAAACAGAATGCTGGTATGTAATCGATTGTAAAGACGACGCTGAAATTATTTTCGGTCACACTGCACAAACAAAAGAACAATTCAGTGAAATGGTTGAGCGGGGGGAATGGAACGAGCTATTACGTCGGGTAAAAGTAAAACCGGGTGATTTCTTCTATGTACCTAGTGGAACAATTCATGCACTATGTTCTGGTGTCCTCATTCTTGAAACGCAGCAAAGCTCTGATACAACATACCGTTTATACGATTATGACCGCGTTGATCAAAATGGTCAAAAGCGTGACTTGCATATTGAAAAATCAATCGACGTGACAACCGTGCCACATGGAGATTTTCCGGTAAAACCGGTTACCGATAAAATCCCAGGTGTAAAAATCACTACCTTTGTAAAAGATAAATATTTTTCTGTTTATAAATGGGATATCACGGGTTCTGCAACGCTTAGACAAGATAAACCATTCCTGATTGGTAGTGTACTAAAAGGGACTGGTGAAATTGTAACTGAAGAAGGGCGTTTCAAAATTGAAAAAGGAGATCATTTTATTCTACCAAGTGGGTTGGAGAAAATTGAAGTTAGAGGCATAGTGGAAGTAATTGTTTCACATTCATAA
- a CDS encoding adenosylcobalamin-dependent ribonucleoside-diphosphate reductase yields MGLVENKPLEGLSEKIFLDRYAMKDLDYKNTKVGDTVLVLTKDDPKFPQKEVGEIVALEGNQVSILLRSGNTITTTVEKTTRPIEITPEAMWDRLATALAAVEKTEEKKAEWTSKFRDLLDDWKLVPGGRIAAGAGASDELTLFNCYVIPSPHDSRGGIMDTLTQMTEIMSRGGGVGINLSSLRPRRALVRGVNGSSSGSVSWGGLFSYTTGLIEQGGSRRGALMLMMNDWHPDLMEFITVKQTMGLVTNANLSVCVSNSFMKAVKEDLDWELVFPDVNDPDYDSMWDGNMKKWREELGKPVKLVKTVRARDVWHTIIESAWKSAEPGVVFTEYYNDMSNSWYFNPIICTNPCGEQGLPAWGVCNLSSLNLSKFVSNDEVDWESLGEAVRYSIRFLDNVIDATPYHFEENRENQQSERRVGLGTMGLAEMMIKLGIRYGSPESLEFLDKLYNFIARESYLASADIAEEKGSFPKFDAEKYLMSGFMKQFDEEVRQTIRKKGVRNVTLLTQAPTGSTGTMVGTSTGIEPYYAFEYFRQSRLGFDKQYVPIAQEWIDAHPGQGLPDHFVCAMNLAAEDHVRVQAAIQKWVDSSISKTANAPHDFTVEETKNLYELAFDLGCKGVTIYRDGSRDVQVLSTEKKEEKVEVSAEKKAQAKEIEHTGTSATVEAKSAHDQGVKAVTGGTPERAYNKRPKRLSGATYKMNTPLGKAYITINDVDHAPFEVIVNVGKAGSDVFAMSEALGRVSTLFLRFGELPDGNKARLLIKHLKGIGGSGAVGFGANRVESIPDAVAKALEMHLDGEDEKKAVAATSSYAISQAPEKEEAHHDVYGDAEHKDFCPSCGSATLLHAEGCKTCTTCGFSKCS; encoded by the coding sequence GTGGGTTTAGTAGAAAATAAGCCATTAGAAGGCCTAAGTGAAAAGATCTTTTTGGATCGATATGCGATGAAAGATCTGGATTACAAAAATACAAAGGTGGGAGATACGGTTCTCGTATTAACCAAAGATGACCCGAAGTTTCCTCAAAAAGAAGTGGGTGAAATTGTTGCCCTTGAGGGAAATCAAGTCTCCATTCTACTAAGAAGCGGCAATACCATCACTACAACGGTAGAAAAAACAACCCGTCCAATTGAAATTACGCCAGAAGCAATGTGGGATCGCCTAGCTACCGCACTCGCTGCTGTGGAGAAAACAGAAGAGAAAAAAGCGGAATGGACAAGCAAATTTCGTGACTTGCTAGACGATTGGAAATTGGTACCAGGCGGACGCATTGCAGCAGGTGCAGGAGCAAGTGATGAATTAACCTTGTTTAACTGCTATGTGATTCCGTCCCCACATGACTCTCGGGGTGGCATCATGGATACTTTGACACAAATGACAGAGATTATGTCACGTGGGGGCGGTGTTGGTATTAATTTGTCCAGCTTACGCCCTCGCCGTGCGTTGGTACGTGGAGTAAACGGTTCCTCTAGTGGCTCCGTATCCTGGGGCGGCCTGTTTAGCTATACAACGGGTTTAATTGAACAAGGTGGCTCTCGTCGCGGTGCCCTCATGCTGATGATGAATGACTGGCATCCAGATCTGATGGAGTTCATTACTGTCAAACAAACAATGGGTCTTGTTACAAATGCCAATCTGTCCGTTTGTGTGTCTAACAGCTTCATGAAAGCTGTAAAAGAAGATTTAGATTGGGAGCTTGTTTTTCCTGATGTGAATGACCCTGATTATGATTCCATGTGGGACGGAAACATGAAAAAATGGCGTGAGGAGCTAGGTAAACCTGTTAAATTGGTAAAAACCGTACGAGCTCGCGATGTATGGCATACGATCATTGAATCTGCTTGGAAATCAGCTGAGCCTGGTGTAGTTTTTACGGAGTATTACAATGACATGTCCAACAGCTGGTACTTTAACCCCATTATCTGTACGAATCCGTGTGGGGAACAAGGATTGCCAGCTTGGGGTGTATGTAATTTGTCCTCTTTAAATCTGTCTAAATTCGTTAGCAATGATGAAGTGGATTGGGAGAGCTTAGGAGAAGCTGTACGTTATTCCATTCGCTTCTTGGATAACGTAATTGATGCAACTCCTTATCATTTTGAAGAGAACAGGGAGAATCAACAGTCCGAGCGTCGTGTAGGATTAGGAACGATGGGGCTTGCTGAAATGATGATTAAATTAGGTATTCGTTATGGTAGTCCTGAGTCTTTGGAGTTCTTGGACAAGCTATATAACTTTATTGCTCGCGAATCTTATTTGGCGTCTGCGGATATTGCGGAAGAGAAAGGTAGCTTTCCAAAATTTGATGCAGAAAAATATCTTATGAGCGGTTTTATGAAACAATTTGATGAGGAAGTGCGTCAGACGATCCGCAAGAAAGGTGTACGTAACGTTACCTTGTTAACACAAGCTCCAACCGGATCTACTGGAACGATGGTAGGTACATCTACTGGTATTGAACCTTATTATGCATTTGAATACTTCCGTCAGAGCCGTCTTGGTTTTGATAAACAATATGTACCCATCGCTCAAGAATGGATAGATGCCCATCCAGGGCAAGGCTTGCCAGATCATTTTGTTTGTGCAATGAATTTAGCAGCGGAAGATCATGTGCGCGTACAAGCTGCGATTCAAAAATGGGTGGATTCCTCCATTTCTAAAACAGCCAATGCTCCACACGATTTCACAGTAGAAGAGACCAAAAATTTGTATGAGCTAGCTTTTGACCTAGGTTGCAAAGGAGTAACGATCTACCGAGATGGTAGTCGTGATGTCCAGGTATTATCCACGGAGAAAAAGGAAGAGAAAGTAGAAGTGAGTGCAGAAAAGAAAGCACAAGCGAAAGAAATAGAGCATACGGGGACGAGTGCAACTGTGGAAGCAAAGTCTGCTCATGATCAGGGTGTGAAGGCCGTAACAGGCGGTACACCAGAACGAGCCTATAATAAGCGTCCGAAACGCCTAAGTGGTGCTACATATAAAATGAACACGCCACTCGGAAAAGCTTATATTACGATTAATGATGTGGATCATGCTCCATTTGAAGTGATTGTGAACGTAGGAAAAGCAGGTAGTGATGTCTTTGCTATGTCAGAGGCATTAGGGCGTGTATCTACATTATTCCTACGCTTTGGCGAACTACCTGATGGCAACAAAGCTCGCTTGTTGATTAAACACTTAAAAGGAATTGGTGGCTCTGGAGCAGTTGGATTTGGGGCAAACCGTGTGGAATCGATCCCCGACGCCGTAGCGAAAGCGTTGGAAATGCATCTGGACGGAGAAGATGAGAAAAAAGCGGTAGCAGCAACGAGCAGCTATGCGATTAGTCAGGCACCAGAGAAGGAAGAAGCACATCATGATGTATATGGCGATGCAGAGCATAAAGATTTCTGCCCTTCATGTGGTTCTGCTACATTGTTGCATGCAGAAGGGTGCAAGACATGCACGACTTGCGGATTTTCAAAGTGTTCGTAG
- a CDS encoding glycerate kinase produces the protein MKVLIAIDSFKGSLSSLDCSKAITEGIKDVYENAEIITFPLADGGEGTVEALVQATKGKFVEKEVIGPLGTLVTAVYGILGNNHTAVIEVAAACGLPLVPENERNPYFTTTYGVGQLICDAVEKGCKEFVIGLGGSATNDAGIGMLQALGFSYLDENNKEVGYGGYELQKICAMDSTHVHHAIKNCTFKVACDVNNPLHGKNGAAYIFGRQKGATTEMIKELDAGLEHFAHVTFRELNKDIQNIAGAGAAGGLGAAFAGFLDAELLSGVQLVLETIGLEDKISDVDLVITGEGKLDSQTSMGKAPLGVAQVALKHDIPVIALAGGVSKQACTLNELGITSFFSITNEPMSLEKAMDSTNAFDNLRMTTKQLFRLLAAVKN, from the coding sequence GTGAAAGTACTAATTGCAATTGATTCTTTTAAAGGTAGTCTGTCTTCTTTGGATTGCAGCAAAGCGATTACCGAAGGAATTAAAGATGTGTACGAAAACGCGGAGATTATAACATTTCCGTTAGCTGATGGTGGGGAAGGTACAGTGGAAGCGTTAGTTCAGGCGACTAAAGGTAAATTTGTTGAAAAAGAAGTGATTGGTCCCCTAGGAACTCTAGTTACTGCGGTATATGGAATATTAGGAAATAACCATACAGCTGTTATTGAAGTGGCTGCAGCATGTGGATTGCCATTAGTTCCTGAAAATGAACGGAATCCTTATTTTACTACAACCTATGGTGTTGGTCAGCTTATTTGTGACGCAGTTGAAAAAGGGTGCAAAGAGTTTGTGATTGGTCTTGGTGGAAGTGCAACAAATGACGCAGGTATTGGAATGCTTCAAGCTTTGGGTTTTTCCTACCTTGATGAGAATAACAAGGAAGTTGGGTATGGAGGGTATGAGTTGCAAAAAATTTGTGCAATGGATTCGACCCACGTTCACCATGCTATAAAAAATTGTACATTTAAGGTAGCGTGTGATGTTAACAATCCACTTCATGGTAAAAATGGAGCAGCCTATATATTTGGACGTCAAAAAGGTGCAACAACCGAAATGATCAAAGAACTAGATGCTGGATTAGAACACTTTGCACATGTCACGTTTCGTGAATTAAATAAAGATATCCAAAATATTGCGGGTGCAGGAGCTGCAGGTGGATTAGGTGCTGCCTTCGCTGGATTCCTTGACGCGGAGTTACTTTCAGGTGTCCAATTAGTATTAGAAACCATAGGATTGGAAGACAAGATAAGTGACGTTGACTTAGTGATTACAGGAGAAGGAAAACTAGATAGTCAAACTTCTATGGGCAAAGCACCGTTAGGAGTTGCACAAGTAGCATTAAAACACGATATTCCGGTTATTGCATTAGCTGGTGGTGTGTCAAAGCAGGCTTGTACATTAAATGAATTGGGTATAACCTCTTTCTTTTCTATCACAAATGAACCGATGTCACTTGAGAAAGCCATGGATTCGACTAATGCATTTGATAACCTAAGAATGACAACCAAACAATTATTCCGGTTACTTGCGGCCGTAAAGAATTGA
- a CDS encoding methyl-accepting chemotaxis protein yields MKMISMCKKISLVINIRILVAIGLLFNLIMSGLGMYFMNDINNSSTLINRDVVDPLVKANNLRSDFYKLRIAILQTLRDYDAQKSAEVDKLYNIVLANEANYFANHDEHEFDREKKMKMDQLLSDYRDNWIIIRDTYLKADKPVPYDAEQTFAEYSNTLDTNVNDIILYLTANADKLDTEATEKYDHAWSYYAVLMGCVVFCVLLVSFILSTSINNSAKEMIQYCEEFGKGNLTIKIEEADNTEFGRMRGALSQAVMNTSSMITIVQRKSDDLTKASHNLSAISEELSAAFETVAQSVHETSTGVGEQTNDLVVISETLAEFGEQLTEIVQSIQVVDGLTRDIQEIARDSDMHMNKVAQSVEHTNEVFMGLIKNITKVNENVNKIDEITILINTIADQTNLLALNAAIESARAGEHGKGFAVVANEVRKLAEQSRIFSQRISDQSSSISKDAVHMLQTADEMQMEMHTQKNDIANAMQSFTDITKAVEDIGPKIHHLSLSAGQILDEKETISAKVESSTAVAEEIFAKTEDIASTSEQTTASSQEVATTAEVMSEMTNEMQVVMKKFKV; encoded by the coding sequence ATGAAAATGATTAGCATGTGTAAGAAAATTAGCCTAGTGATCAATATTCGTATTCTTGTTGCGATTGGATTACTATTCAACTTGATCATGAGTGGGCTAGGGATGTATTTTATGAATGATATTAATAATTCTTCTACGTTAATTAATCGAGATGTCGTAGATCCATTAGTGAAAGCGAATAATTTACGTTCAGACTTTTATAAGCTAAGGATTGCTATTCTGCAAACACTCAGAGATTATGATGCGCAAAAAAGTGCAGAGGTTGACAAGCTATATAACATTGTTTTAGCTAATGAGGCAAATTATTTTGCCAATCATGATGAACATGAGTTTGACCGTGAAAAGAAAATGAAGATGGATCAATTGTTAAGTGACTACCGTGACAATTGGATCATTATTCGCGATACGTATTTAAAAGCAGACAAACCAGTCCCGTATGATGCAGAGCAGACTTTTGCTGAGTACTCGAATACTTTAGATACGAATGTAAATGATATCATTCTTTACTTAACAGCAAATGCAGATAAGCTAGATACAGAAGCAACAGAAAAATATGATCATGCATGGAGCTATTATGCTGTTTTAATGGGTTGTGTTGTTTTTTGTGTCCTTTTGGTATCATTTATACTTTCTACTTCAATTAATAATTCCGCTAAAGAAATGATTCAGTACTGTGAAGAGTTTGGGAAAGGGAATCTAACAATTAAGATTGAGGAAGCTGACAATACGGAATTTGGTCGGATGAGAGGAGCGTTGTCTCAGGCCGTAATGAATACCTCATCAATGATTACTATTGTACAGCGAAAATCAGACGATTTAACAAAGGCTTCTCATAATCTAAGTGCCATATCTGAGGAGTTAAGTGCAGCATTTGAAACAGTCGCACAATCTGTCCATGAAACATCTACAGGCGTGGGAGAACAGACCAATGATTTGGTAGTTATTTCTGAGACTTTGGCAGAATTCGGCGAACAGCTAACAGAAATTGTGCAATCTATTCAAGTAGTTGATGGATTGACACGTGACATTCAAGAAATTGCGCGGGATAGTGACATGCATATGAATAAGGTAGCTCAATCCGTGGAGCATACCAATGAAGTGTTTATGGGACTAATCAAAAATATTACAAAAGTAAATGAGAATGTGAACAAGATTGATGAGATTACTATTTTAATTAATACAATAGCTGATCAGACTAATCTGTTAGCCCTAAATGCAGCAATCGAATCTGCGCGTGCTGGTGAACATGGAAAAGGCTTTGCGGTGGTGGCAAATGAAGTGAGAAAGCTAGCAGAACAGTCACGCATTTTCTCCCAACGCATTAGTGACCAAAGTAGTTCGATTTCTAAAGATGCCGTACATATGTTACAAACAGCAGATGAAATGCAAATGGAGATGCATACTCAGAAGAACGATATTGCCAATGCCATGCAATCCTTTACAGATATTACAAAAGCAGTAGAAGATATCGGGCCAAAAATCCATCATTTAAGCCTAAGTGCAGGTCAGATTCTTGATGAAAAAGAGACTATTTCTGCTAAAGTGGAGTCTAGTACAGCGGTTGCGGAAGAAATATTCGCGAAGACAGAAGATATTGCTAGTACGTCGGAGCAAACAACAGCTTCTTCTCAGGAAGTGGCAACGACAGCAGAGGTCATGTCTGAGATGACCAACGAAATGCAAGTTGTCATGAAGAAATTTAAAGTGTAA
- a CDS encoding lipoate--protein ligase family protein, with the protein MEMEKWRYLVTPPMSPEMNMAIDEAILSLHSQGKVPPTVRFYTWNPATLSIGYFQKMEKEINIEEVKRRGLGLVRRPTGGRAVLHDAELTYSVIVSEDHPQMPKSVTEAYKVISMGLLHGFQKLGLQAEMVSLASEEEKAKYNSPGSSACFDSPSWYELVVEGKKVAGSAQTRQKGVILQHGSILLDMDVDLLFSLLTFPSERVKERMMNSFKQKAVTINEVSSKPISLEEAIEAFYHGFAEGLGIELVAMDLTDEEQQLANELAENRYSRDEWNFRR; encoded by the coding sequence ATGGAAATGGAAAAATGGCGTTATTTGGTGACCCCACCTATGTCACCTGAAATGAATATGGCAATTGACGAAGCAATTTTGTCTTTGCACAGCCAAGGAAAAGTACCGCCCACCGTTCGTTTTTATACATGGAACCCGGCGACTCTCTCTATCGGTTATTTCCAAAAAATGGAAAAAGAGATCAATATTGAAGAAGTGAAGCGTCGCGGGCTTGGGCTAGTACGACGTCCAACAGGAGGACGGGCTGTCCTGCATGATGCTGAGCTTACGTATAGTGTGATTGTGTCAGAGGATCATCCGCAGATGCCGAAAAGTGTAACGGAAGCCTATAAAGTGATCTCTATGGGGTTATTACATGGATTTCAGAAGCTAGGATTACAGGCAGAGATGGTGTCGCTTGCTTCAGAAGAGGAGAAGGCGAAATACAACTCTCCGGGCTCGTCTGCTTGCTTTGATTCTCCCTCTTGGTATGAATTAGTGGTAGAAGGAAAAAAGGTAGCAGGTAGCGCCCAAACACGTCAGAAGGGTGTTATTTTACAACATGGGTCTATCCTGTTGGATATGGATGTCGATCTGTTATTCTCCCTTTTAACGTTCCCAAGCGAACGTGTCAAAGAACGCATGATGAATAGCTTTAAACAAAAAGCGGTTACGATAAACGAGGTAAGTTCAAAGCCAATCTCATTAGAAGAAGCCATCGAAGCCTTCTACCATGGCTTTGCCGAGGGATTGGGAATTGAGCTTGTTGCTATGGATTTGACAGACGAAGAGCAACAATTAGCAAATGAATTAGCTGAAAATCGCTATAGTAGGGATGAATGGAATTTCCGTCGATAA
- a CDS encoding DUF2515 domain-containing protein: protein MGIRILKKKFDWFKQSQFPPFLKINKELQKRLKDVNKPLKKEAELPEQDQILIRQIKECTRRLNLNNVTRTTAYFDYYRKHPEIHWALLGHMVSRNGGWNMTDLKGELLSKLLSNAEQKDYFLFLERGNWLIFQDIYPQFLLYEESLKREASLFYLLSFFHVSVFMEGMWNHFWKNGDRYLLTIALVINEQSYLEKRVIQNPHYQKTVLETKEFKVQDLLSLNQILFPCCNNMNKVPGQVPDLIGQTLHHFASLQERILLGKRLYSVLFGSSEILQGVINWAADHPHTGSRKDYWPHLFNDVNESAPSMPGTPYKRRTDDCQLKAGANRLFSPKLQYAWKNIEHGEAEIGDWFEDWKILTYFINQEKNVNGEIYHKYCKTLEKIELAVIAKTAIF, encoded by the coding sequence ATGGGAATCCGGATCCTGAAGAAGAAATTTGACTGGTTTAAACAGAGTCAATTTCCGCCTTTTCTTAAAATAAACAAAGAATTGCAGAAGAGATTGAAAGATGTCAACAAGCCTCTCAAGAAAGAAGCGGAATTACCCGAACAAGATCAAATATTGATTCGTCAAATTAAAGAATGCACACGCCGGTTAAACTTGAACAATGTAACGCGGACTACGGCGTATTTTGACTACTATCGAAAACATCCAGAGATACACTGGGCCTTGTTAGGTCACATGGTGTCGCGAAATGGCGGCTGGAATATGACGGATTTGAAGGGAGAGCTTCTGTCCAAATTACTTTCCAACGCGGAACAGAAGGATTATTTTCTGTTTTTGGAGCGCGGCAATTGGTTGATTTTCCAAGATATCTATCCTCAATTTTTGCTGTATGAGGAAAGTTTGAAAAGAGAAGCGAGCTTGTTCTATCTGCTTTCTTTTTTTCATGTATCCGTCTTTATGGAGGGTATGTGGAATCATTTCTGGAAAAATGGAGACCGCTATCTTCTGACGATTGCCCTAGTCATCAACGAGCAGAGCTATCTGGAAAAAAGGGTGATACAGAATCCCCATTATCAAAAAACGGTTCTGGAAACGAAAGAGTTCAAAGTTCAGGATTTATTGAGTTTAAATCAAATTCTTTTCCCATGTTGTAATAATATGAACAAGGTTCCCGGGCAGGTACCTGACCTTATTGGTCAAACGCTTCATCATTTTGCTTCCCTTCAAGAACGCATATTATTGGGTAAACGATTATATTCAGTGCTTTTTGGCTCTTCTGAAATTCTACAGGGCGTAATAAACTGGGCGGCGGATCATCCGCATACGGGTTCCCGTAAAGATTACTGGCCCCATCTGTTTAACGACGTAAACGAATCTGCGCCATCTATGCCTGGAACTCCCTATAAGAGGCGAACGGATGATTGTCAATTGAAAGCTGGGGCCAATCGATTATTCAGCCCAAAATTACAGTACGCTTGGAAAAATATAGAGCATGGTGAAGCGGAAATCGGGGATTGGTTTGAGGATTGGAAAATCTTAACCTACTTTATCAACCAAGAAAAAAATGTAAATGGGGAGATCTATCATAAATACTGTAAAACACTGGAGAAAATCGAACTTGCGGTCATCGCCAAAACAGCCATCTTTTAG
- the dat gene encoding D-amino-acid transaminase, with product MYYVDGAWYKPDEPAIFPEDRGYQFGDGIYEVVRIYHGYLYQWDDHMIRLERSAKELSLTIPSRKELTEIAQEVLRQCFLESSEDAILYMQITRGVSDRQFPFPSNIRPVLTMYAKSKSRPIQQMQSGVRAVLIDDIRWLRCDIKSLNLLGASWAKQQAVEQSVDEAILHRNGTVTEATSANLFAVKNDKLYTHPATNLILHGITRQTVIQLAKNLGIPVLEEAFSVNFVQSADELFITGTTSEITPIVELQGARVGDGQVGSIVRRLQEAFENHIIS from the coding sequence ATGTATTATGTAGATGGAGCTTGGTATAAGCCAGATGAACCTGCTATTTTTCCAGAGGATCGGGGCTACCAGTTCGGTGACGGAATTTATGAGGTTGTGCGTATCTATCATGGCTACTTATATCAATGGGATGATCACATGATCCGCTTGGAACGTAGTGCTAAAGAGCTTTCCTTGACCATTCCCTCTCGCAAAGAATTGACAGAGATTGCCCAAGAAGTCCTTAGACAATGTTTTTTAGAATCTTCTGAGGACGCTATACTCTATATGCAGATTACTCGCGGAGTGTCGGATCGGCAATTTCCATTTCCGTCTAACATTCGCCCTGTCTTAACTATGTATGCTAAATCCAAGTCACGCCCGATTCAACAGATGCAGTCCGGTGTACGAGCTGTGCTCATTGATGACATCCGTTGGTTGCGTTGTGATATTAAGAGTCTTAATCTTCTCGGTGCTTCTTGGGCTAAACAACAAGCTGTAGAACAAAGTGTAGATGAAGCCATTCTTCACCGCAATGGAACGGTAACGGAGGCTACCTCGGCTAATCTATTTGCTGTCAAGAATGACAAGTTATATACCCACCCAGCTACCAATCTCATTTTACACGGTATCACTCGTCAAACGGTCATTCAGTTGGCTAAAAATCTTGGCATACCGGTGTTAGAAGAAGCATTCTCCGTCAATTTTGTGCAATCAGCCGATGAACTATTCATTACAGGAACCACTAGCGAAATTACTCCCATCGTGGAGCTTCAAGGTGCCCGTGTAGGAGATGGTCAAGTGGGTTCAATCGTTCGCCGCTTACAAGAAGCTTTTGAAAACCACATTATTTCTTAG